In the genome of Aquipuribacter hungaricus, the window TCCGCGGCCGGGCCGTAGCCGGAGCTGAGCCCCATGCACCCCAGGCCGAGCGCGGAGACCTCGAGGCCGGTGCTGCCGAGCGTGCGCGTCTGCATGGCACGAGCCTGCACCCGGGCGGGGCGGGCGGGCCAGGCGTGCCCACGGTGCGACCCGGAATGCCTGGCGGCCGGTCCTGTTGACGCCGCCATGACGACATGGGGCTTCATCGGGTCAGGCAACATCGGCGGCACCCTCGCGCGGCTCGCGGTCGACGCGGGGCACGACGTGGTGCTGAGCAACAGCCGCGGACCGGAGACGCTCGCCGACCTGGTCGCCGGGCTCGGGCCGCGCGCCCGGGCCGCGACGCCGGAGGAGGCCGCCGCGGCCGGCGACGTGGTCGTCGTCACCATCCCGCTGCACGCCCGCGACCAGGTCCCCGTCGAGCCGCTCGCGGGCAAGGTCGTGCTCGACACCATGAACTACTACCCCGAGCGCGACGGCCAGGTGCCCGAGCTCGACGAGGAGTCGACGACCACGTCGGAGCTGCTGCAGGCCCGGCTGCCCGGCTCGCACGTGGTCAAGGCGTTCAACAACATCTGGTTCGAGCACCTCGGCGTGCTCGCACGGCCGTCGGGCGCCCCCGACCGGTCGGCGCTCGCCGTCGCCGGGGACGACGCCGGTGCCAAGGCGACCGCCGCCCGGGTCATCGACGAGATCGGCTACGACACCTACGACCTGGGCCC includes:
- a CDS encoding NADPH-dependent F420 reductase; amino-acid sequence: MTTWGFIGSGNIGGTLARLAVDAGHDVVLSNSRGPETLADLVAGLGPRARAATPEEAAAAGDVVVVTIPLHARDQVPVEPLAGKVVLDTMNYYPERDGQVPELDEESTTTSELLQARLPGSHVVKAFNNIWFEHLGVLARPSGAPDRSALAVAGDDAGAKATAARVIDEIGYDTYDLGPLAEGWRTQRDTAGYAVLYASDPQDWSKPPRPVTAEEIAQKVATSQRYRDMG